Proteins encoded together in one Anas acuta chromosome 10, bAnaAcu1.1, whole genome shotgun sequence window:
- the ADGRG3 gene encoding adhesion G protein-coupled receptor G3: MKHMHLDTVLLLLLLSDAARGQDSCAALQRGDGFEECCDITVEPEERNEAPGLPLNLPRRCMELRRSTHPACRCLQARWLRLVQRAGPTLNGTDGLRALHLNVSRDLAHDLLFSFSPDQGPMTISSVEEGTAGKIRLPREIFQSLGSQAAHVVVTVLDIQQLGMFKEDNQVGQVLDDTVVGIVVEDMDISGLQDPVRLTFAHRQLPPTVTPLCVFWDPNQGQAGGWNTTGCVTVPGDKQTDCSCNHLTFFTLLLNPALNRFMAQTVVPVASTSCGVAVAFSILTIAFYIFLRCNYQQFRSEESLRTNLGLHMNLVSSLLLLNLAFLLNSGVSSRAMPGLCSALGGLTHYCLLCCFTWTALEGCHLYLLFVKVLGTYIHHYLAKLCLVGWGFPALVVAVAGAIGSYGAYNIRTTDHQTVVHLCWINSEHVLVHYITNCGYFGLVFLFNTVIFGVVAWKNCHLWSTGMVQGHCKAWRVALAVVGLFCLLGVTWALTFLSYGSSSVLMLYLSAILNSLQGLFIFIWLVVLYYPKMEETTSSLSHITKNDRTMAVSQG, from the exons ATGAAGCACATGCACCTGGACACAGTCctactgctcctgctgctttctg ACGCCGCGCGAGGCCAGGACAGCTGTGCCG cactgcagcggGGGGATGGGTTCGAAGAATGCTGCGACATCACGGTGGAGCCAGAGGAGAGGAACGAGGCCCCCGGCCTGCCCCTGAACCTGCCCCGCCGCTGCATGGAGCTGCGCCGCTCCACACACCCTGCCTGCCGCTGCCTGCAGGCACGCTGGCTCAG GTTAGTGCAGAGGGCAGGGCCAACATTGAACGGCACGGACGGGCTGCGGGCACTGCACCTGAACGTCAGCAGAGACCTGGCCCACgacctcctcttctccttctccccagaTCAG ggcCCCATGACAATCAGCTCGGTGGAGGAGGGGACAGCAGGCAAAATCCGTCTCCCTCGGGAGATATTCCAGTCCCtgggcagccaggcagcacaTGTGGTGGTGACAGTCCTCGACATCCAGCAGCTCGGCATGTTCAAG GAGGACAACCAGGTGGGGCAGGTCTTGGATGACACTGTGGTGGGCATTGTTGTGGAGGATATGGACATCTCTGGGCTGCAGGACCCTGTGCGTCTCACTTTCGCCCACCGGCAGCTGCCCCCT ACTGTCACCCCGCTGTGTGTCTTCTGGGATCCCAACCAAG ggcaggcagggggctggaacacCACAGGATGTGTCACAGTGCCTGGGGACAAGCAGACAGACTGTTCCTGCAACCATCTCACCTTCTTCACCCTCCTCCTG AACCCGGCTCTGAACAGGTTCATGGCACAGACGGTGGTGCCTGTGGCCAGTAccagctgtggggtggctgtggCTTTCTCCATCCTCACCATTGCCTTCTATATTTTCTTAAG GTGCAACTACCAGCAATTCAGGTCTGAGGAGAGCCTCCGCACCAACCTGGGGCTTCACATGAACCTGgtcagcagcctgctgctgctcaacCTGGCTTTCCTGCTCAACAGTGGGGTCTCCAGCAGGGCCATGCCAGGGCTGTGCAGTGCCCTGGGGGGGCTCACTCACtactgcctgctctgctgcttcacCTGGACTGCGCTGGAAGGCTGCCATCTCTACCTTCTCTTCGTCAAGGTCCTTGGCACCTACATACACCACTACCTGGCAAAGCTGTGCCTCGTCGGATGGG GCTTCCCTGCTCTGGTGGTGGCTGTGGCAGGAGCCATTGGCAGCTATGGAGCATACAACATTCGGACGACGGACCACCAGACTGTAGTCCACCT GTGCTGGATCAATTCTGAACACGTCCTTGTCCACTACATCACGAACTGTGGCTATTTCGGCCTTGTCTTCCTCTTCAACACAGTCATCTTCGGGGTGGTAGCCTGGAAGAACTGCCACCTGTGGAGCACTGGAATGGTGCAGGGGCACTGCAAAGCCTGGAGGGTGGCCCTGGCAGTTGTGGGGCTTTTCTGCCTGCTGGGAGTCACCTGGGCGCTGACATTCCTCAGCTATGGCAGCTCCTCAGTGCTTATGCTCTACCTCTCTGCCATCCTGAACTCCCTCCAAG gcctcttcatcttcatctggCTGGTTGTCCTCTACTACCCAAAGATGGAGGAGACCACAAGCTCCCTCTCCCACATCACGAAGAACGACAGAACCATGGCTGTGTCGCAGGGATAG
- the LOC137862029 gene encoding uromodulin-like, which produces MEGTVTHLLLVSALCLAGCEGNKSELVSPHSLREGFALRPKRNSDTCLLNPCQHQGECQMVEDRPICSCKPGFTGALCQDVVLKLACEEEHMKMMVRKEVFELLKIPLELVHLKNQACKVSEREEEGERFFAATLTGENHTACGSIIQQNRSHVSYANVIESEREVHGNVISRSFQLEVHFSCVYAYEQVVKVPFALTAVDKLVQFVVKEGHFNVSMRLYKTPSYLQPYHPPNTAVPITDTLYAMLKIEGQHQLRYFLLSVEDCWATPSSDPYQDVRHELIEQGCPHDETVTYLNAIGESTTAKFSFQMFQFVGYSEVFLHCRVRLCLPDSPEPCAKQCPRHWRSKRALADDYNKIVSYGPIHLLAAPSLEAESHHSRADHQDVQEPNLWLPGGLILLCVLGVFAVAAATVSMRRRTL; this is translated from the exons ATG GAAGGGACTGTGACACATTTGCTGCTGGTCTCTGCCCTATGCCTGGCTGGCTGTGAAGGCAACAAGA GTGAGCTGGTGAGCCCTCACAGCTTGAGGGAAGGTTTTGCCCTGCGTCCCAAGAGGAACTCAGACACCTGCCTGCTGAATCCATGCCAACACCAGGGGGAGTGCCAGATGGTGGAGGACAGACCCATTTGCAGCTGCAAACCTGGCTTCACGGGGGCGTTGTGCCAAG ATGTTGTACTAAAATTGGCCTGCGAGGAAGAGCACATGAAGATGATGGTGAGGAAGGAGGTGTTTGAACTCTTGAAAATCCCCCTGGAACTTGTCCACTTGAAGAACCAGGCATGCAAGGtttcagaaagggaagaagagggcGAGCGGTTTTTTGCAGCCACTCTCACAGGTGAAAATCACACTGCCTGTGGATCAATAATTCAG CAAAACCGCTCCCATGTGTCATACGCGAACGTCATCGAGTCAGAGCGAGAAGTTCACGGGAATGTGATCTCCCGGAGTTTTCAACTGGAGGTGCATTTCTCCTGCGTCTATGCCTATGAGCAGGTGGTGAAAGTGCCCTTTGCTCTCACCGCTGTTGACAA GCTGGTGCAGTTCGTGGTCAAAGAAGGGCACTTCAATGTCAGCATGCGGCTGTACAAGACTCCCTCCTACCTCCAGCCCTATCACCCGCCGAACACAGCTGTCCCCATCACAGACACACTCTATGCCATGCTGAAGATAGAAGGACAGCATCAGCTCCGATACTTCCTCCTGAGTGTTGAGGACTGCTGGGCCACACCAAGTTCAGATCCCTACCAGGATGTGCGGCATGAGCTCATTGAGCAGGG gTGTCCCCATGACGAGACCGTGACATACCTGAATGCCATAGGAGAGAGCACTACAGCCAAGTTCAGCTTCCAGATGTTTCAGTTTGTGGGGTACTCCGAGGTGTTCCTGCACTGCCGTGTCCGGCTGTGTCTCCCCGACAGTCCTGAGCCCTGTGCCAAG CAATGCCCCAGACACTGGAGGAGCAAGCGGGCGCTGGCGGATGACTACAATAAGATTGTCTCCTATGGGCCCATCcacctgctggctgctccttccTTGGAAGCAGAGAGCCATCACTCCAGAGCTGACCACCAGGACGTGCAGG AACCCAACCTGTGGCTCCCTGGAGGCCTCATCCTGCTGTGTGTGCTTGGTGTGTTTGCCGTGGCTGCTGCAACTGTCAGCATGAGGAGGCGGACACTGTAG